In the genome of Carnobacterium viridans, one region contains:
- the phoU gene encoding phosphate signaling complex protein PhoU: protein MRRVFEEELNDLHVHFFEMGKMVNEAIYKSVKAFVNHDKELAQEVIDGDLEINRHEVELEKQCFEMIALQQPVTTDLRKIVTVMKACADLERMGDHAVSIAKSTIRVKGNKRIYEVEAEIAEMSEKVKVMVQGVLDAYVNFDTEKAKQIALSDRAVDKDAKKIHHDCIEHMKADSEIVLGGSDYMLVAGYLERIGDYVTNISEWIVYLNSGKVVELNTHNKNSPIN, encoded by the coding sequence GTGAGACGAGTATTTGAAGAGGAACTAAATGATTTACACGTTCATTTTTTTGAAATGGGAAAAATGGTTAACGAAGCAATTTATAAATCAGTAAAAGCCTTTGTAAATCATGATAAAGAGCTCGCTCAAGAAGTGATTGACGGTGACTTAGAAATTAATAGACACGAAGTTGAGTTAGAGAAACAGTGTTTTGAAATGATTGCGTTGCAACAACCTGTCACAACCGATTTAAGAAAAATTGTAACGGTTATGAAAGCTTGTGCTGACCTTGAAAGAATGGGTGATCATGCAGTTAGTATTGCAAAATCGACTATTCGAGTAAAAGGAAATAAACGAATCTATGAAGTGGAAGCAGAAATTGCTGAAATGTCTGAAAAAGTAAAAGTCATGGTTCAAGGCGTTTTAGATGCATACGTTAATTTTGATACAGAAAAAGCAAAACAAATAGCATTGAGTGATCGTGCAGTGGATAAAGATGCAAAAAAAATTCACCACGATTGTATCGAGCATATGAAAGCTGATTCAGAAATTGTTTTAGGTGGATCAGATTATATGCTTGTAGCTGGATACCTAGAACGAATTGGGGACTATGTAACAAATATTTCTGAATGGATCGTCTACTTGAATTCTGGTAAAGTTGTTGAGTTAAACACTCACAATAAAAATAGTCCTATAAATTAA
- a CDS encoding HD domain-containing protein, with protein MGMHQYIKSLSDLENIFRCPGKFKYEDHSVAAHSFKVTQIAQFLGTVEEQAGNEINWRSLYEKALNHDYTELFIGDIKTPVKYATPELRGMLADVEDSMTENFVKKEIPKEFQDVYSERLKEGKDETLEGQILSVSDKIDLLYESFGEIQKGNPEHVFTEIYEESLKTILEFRHLTSAHYFLKEVLPDLLSGNFTNQDQLQKITQRIMNDSLSD; from the coding sequence ATGGGAATGCATCAGTATATTAAAAGTTTAAGTGATTTAGAAAACATCTTTCGTTGCCCAGGGAAGTTTAAATATGAAGACCATTCTGTTGCAGCGCATTCATTTAAAGTTACTCAAATTGCACAATTTCTAGGAACTGTAGAGGAACAAGCTGGCAATGAAATCAACTGGAGATCCCTGTATGAAAAAGCGCTCAATCATGACTATACAGAACTTTTTATAGGAGATATTAAAACGCCTGTTAAATATGCAACACCTGAATTAAGAGGAATGTTAGCAGATGTTGAAGACTCTATGACCGAAAATTTCGTAAAAAAGGAAATTCCGAAAGAATTTCAAGATGTGTATTCTGAACGATTAAAAGAAGGAAAAGATGAAACTTTAGAAGGTCAAATTTTATCTGTTTCAGATAAAATTGATCTGCTTTATGAATCTTTTGGGGAAATTCAAAAAGGGAATCCCGAACACGTTTTTACTGAAATATATGAAGAATCTTTAAAAACAATTTTAGAATTCAGACATTTAACAAGTGCACATTACTTTTTAAAAGAAGTCCTTCCTGATTTGTTAAGTGGGAATTTTACAAATCAAGATCAATTACAAAAAATAACACAACGAATTATGAATGATTCATTAAGTGACTAA
- the uvrA gene encoding excinuclease ABC subunit UvrA, translated as MAHDKITVKGARSHNLKNIDVTIPRDKLVVITGLSGSGKSSLAFDTLYAEGQRRYVESLSAYARQFLGQMDKPDVDSIDGLSPAISIDQKTTSKNPRSTVGTVTEINDYLRLLYARIGHPICPNDGTEISSQSVEQMVDRVLEYPEGTRIQLLAPIVVGKRGQHKKVFDKVKSEGYVRVRVNKEMYDISDDIELEKNKKHDIEIVIDRIVVKEGIRSRLFDSFEAALRLAEGYAIADIMGQEEVLFSEHYACPYCGFTVGELEPRLFSFNAPFGSCPDCDGLGVKLEVDIDLVVPDKSLSLKDGAILPWNPISSNYYPQMLEQACKHFKIDMTIPFEELSEEEQNFVLTGSKGELFHFHYKNDFGGVRDVDIPFEGVLMNIERRYRETSSDFTRDQMRLYMTELACQTCGGKRLNPEALSVKVAGKDIGEVCNYPIEKSMQFFDELSLSEHDIMIAKPILKEVNDRLSFLKNVGLNYLTLSRTAGTLSGGEAQRIRLATQIGSNLSGVLYILDEPSIGLHQRDNNRLIESLQKMRDLGNTLIVVEHDEDTMRAADYLIDIGPGAGEKGGEIMAIGTPEEVANSKDSLTGAYLSGKKFIPVPKERRVEDKGVIRVKGAAENNLKNVNVDFPLGRFVAVTGVSGSGKSSLVNSILKKTLSRDLNRSKQKPGKYKSLEGHKGLEKVIDIDQSPIGRTPRSNPATYTSVFDDIRDLFAQTNEAKIRGYKKGRFSFNVKGGRCEACRGDGILKIEMHFLPDVYVPCEICHGTRYNSETLEVRYKGKNISEVLNMTIEEAVVFFENVPKIRKKLQTIIDVGLGYVTLGQPATTLSGGEAQRMKLASELRKSSNGDNFYILDEPTTGLHTDDIARLLTVLNRLVEAGNTVLVIEHNLDVIKTADYVIDLGPEGGAGGGTIIATGTPEEVAKVKKSFTGQYLNEILKRDKKREKIIEQSIK; from the coding sequence ATGGCACATGATAAAATTACCGTCAAGGGTGCGCGTTCACATAATCTAAAAAACATTGATGTAACGATACCAAGAGACAAACTAGTAGTTATTACCGGATTGTCAGGTTCTGGTAAAAGTTCTTTAGCTTTCGATACTTTATATGCTGAAGGACAAAGACGTTATGTTGAAAGTCTTTCTGCTTATGCTCGTCAATTTCTTGGTCAAATGGATAAACCAGATGTGGATAGTATAGATGGATTAAGTCCGGCTATCTCGATTGATCAAAAAACAACCAGTAAAAACCCACGTTCTACAGTAGGAACGGTAACGGAGATCAATGATTACTTAAGATTGTTGTATGCTCGTATTGGCCATCCTATTTGTCCAAATGATGGTACGGAAATTTCTAGTCAGTCTGTTGAGCAAATGGTGGACCGTGTACTAGAATATCCTGAAGGAACAAGAATCCAATTACTAGCTCCTATTGTTGTTGGAAAAAGAGGTCAGCACAAGAAAGTTTTTGATAAAGTTAAGTCTGAAGGTTATGTTCGGGTACGTGTGAACAAAGAAATGTACGATATTTCTGATGATATTGAGTTGGAAAAAAATAAAAAACACGATATTGAAATTGTTATTGACAGAATCGTAGTCAAAGAAGGTATCCGTTCGCGTTTATTTGATTCCTTCGAAGCAGCCTTACGCTTAGCAGAAGGATATGCCATCGCAGATATTATGGGACAAGAGGAAGTATTATTTAGTGAACATTACGCGTGTCCTTACTGTGGGTTTACCGTTGGTGAACTAGAACCTCGCTTGTTTTCATTTAATGCGCCATTTGGTTCTTGTCCTGATTGTGATGGACTAGGCGTCAAATTAGAAGTAGATATTGATTTAGTTGTGCCAGATAAAAGCTTATCGTTAAAAGACGGGGCTATTTTGCCATGGAATCCGATTAGTTCAAATTATTACCCGCAAATGTTGGAACAAGCCTGTAAACATTTTAAAATTGATATGACTATTCCATTTGAAGAATTGTCAGAAGAAGAGCAAAATTTTGTTCTAACAGGTTCAAAAGGAGAATTATTCCATTTTCATTATAAAAATGATTTTGGTGGTGTACGTGATGTCGATATCCCTTTTGAGGGTGTATTGATGAACATTGAAAGACGGTACCGTGAAACAAGCAGTGATTTTACAAGAGATCAAATGAGGTTGTACATGACAGAGTTGGCTTGCCAAACGTGTGGTGGAAAACGATTGAATCCAGAAGCGTTATCGGTGAAAGTTGCTGGAAAAGATATTGGGGAAGTTTGTAACTATCCAATTGAAAAATCGATGCAGTTTTTCGATGAATTGTCTCTATCTGAGCATGACATCATGATTGCAAAACCTATCTTGAAAGAAGTAAATGATCGATTGAGTTTCTTGAAGAATGTGGGATTGAATTATTTAACTCTAAGTCGAACTGCTGGTACTTTATCTGGGGGAGAAGCACAACGTATTCGTCTGGCAACTCAGATTGGATCTAATTTGTCGGGCGTTTTATATATACTAGACGAACCTTCAATAGGGCTGCATCAAAGAGATAACAATCGACTAATTGAATCATTGCAAAAAATGCGTGATTTAGGAAATACACTAATTGTAGTTGAACATGATGAAGATACGATGAGAGCTGCCGATTATTTGATTGATATAGGTCCTGGTGCGGGTGAAAAAGGCGGCGAAATCATGGCCATCGGAACACCAGAAGAAGTTGCTAATAGTAAGGATTCCTTAACCGGAGCCTATTTATCGGGGAAAAAATTTATACCCGTTCCTAAAGAGCGGAGGGTAGAAGATAAAGGTGTTATTCGCGTTAAAGGGGCAGCTGAGAATAACTTGAAAAATGTGAATGTTGATTTTCCATTAGGTCGCTTTGTAGCCGTTACGGGTGTTTCAGGATCTGGTAAAAGTTCTTTAGTCAATTCTATTTTGAAAAAAACACTGTCTCGTGATTTAAATCGTTCAAAACAAAAACCTGGAAAATACAAATCATTAGAAGGTCATAAAGGATTAGAAAAAGTTATTGATATTGATCAAAGCCCAATAGGACGTACACCTCGAAGCAACCCAGCAACGTATACAAGTGTATTTGATGATATACGTGATTTGTTTGCTCAAACAAATGAAGCTAAGATAAGAGGGTACAAAAAAGGGCGTTTTAGTTTCAATGTAAAAGGCGGACGTTGTGAGGCATGTAGAGGAGACGGAATTTTAAAAATTGAAATGCATTTCCTTCCTGATGTGTACGTACCATGTGAAATCTGTCATGGTACACGTTACAATTCAGAAACATTAGAGGTCAGATACAAAGGCAAAAATATCTCTGAGGTGCTGAACATGACAATAGAAGAAGCAGTTGTCTTTTTTGAAAATGTTCCTAAAATTCGAAAAAAATTACAAACGATCATCGATGTTGGATTGGGGTATGTCACACTAGGACAACCGGCTACCACATTATCAGGTGGAGAAGCGCAACGAATGAAGTTGGCTAGTGAATTACGCAAAAGTTCAAATGGAGATAATTTCTATATCTTAGATGAGCCAACAACAGGATTGCATACAGATGATATTGCGCGACTATTAACTGTATTAAATCGATTAGTTGAAGCTGGCAACACCGTTTTAGTCATTGAACATAATTTGGATGTGATTAAAACAGCGGACTATGTGATTGATTTAGGTCCAGAAGGTGGAGCTGGCGGAGGTACAATCATCGCTACTGGAACTCCAGAGGAAGTCGCTAAGGTCAAGAAAAGTTTTACTGGACAATACCTGAATGAAATCTTGAAAAGAGATAAAAAGCGCGAAAAAATAATTGAACAGTCAATTAAATAG
- the liaX gene encoding daptomycin-sensing surface protein LiaX, with protein MKQRERILELVKQGIISTDEALVLLENAAKKEGKEAIKKEQAHTQEADEKTATPLKPEIPFFNEGTETDSDSEFLKSEEPNQDEAFSAEEQRDRDQLEKILESLSNEASFYSVKLDEKNLEIATLKTKLKMVQEKLMVLETKEDLDELHPEKAPEMNQMKNEINELDIQLKDLEQEKAELENQLRTVKRKQWGTQKKQISEKFEIPEDWKETANETLNQVTGKVVDTGNQFGKFMKETFSTVMENMDWKDVNVRVPGLASTKFTHEFNYPESTASILDVKVANGNVLFKNWNSQDIKIEADVKIYGKLDTATPLEAFEKRSTVEVTDEKMVFHVPNKRIRCDLVFYLPERVYDHTAINLLNGNVKFEDFEGKDFYVKCTNGNVFFQNLTATMLETDGVNGTVTVLDSTVRDLMVKSVNGGIVTQGKIKSGNLSTVNGTVKVTLEGEDLTRMAASSVNGSVKVSFPKQYSIEGEAKSNLGTIQNRVANLETLKERKDRTSQLLEFRRIADTQLLVLKLETTTGNILLKEADELV; from the coding sequence ATGAAACAAAGAGAAAGAATACTCGAACTAGTTAAACAAGGAATCATCTCAACTGACGAAGCCTTAGTTTTATTAGAAAATGCAGCAAAAAAAGAAGGCAAAGAAGCGATTAAAAAAGAACAAGCTCATACGCAAGAGGCGGATGAGAAAACAGCTACACCACTTAAACCTGAAATACCATTTTTTAATGAAGGAACAGAAACAGACTCAGACTCAGAGTTCTTAAAATCAGAAGAACCCAATCAAGATGAAGCGTTTTCTGCTGAAGAACAAAGAGATCGTGATCAACTTGAAAAAATATTAGAAAGTTTGTCTAATGAAGCATCCTTTTATTCTGTTAAATTGGACGAAAAGAATCTAGAAATTGCTACACTTAAAACTAAACTTAAAATGGTACAAGAGAAATTAATGGTACTTGAAACCAAAGAAGATTTAGATGAATTGCATCCTGAAAAAGCACCTGAAATGAATCAAATGAAAAATGAAATCAATGAGTTAGATATTCAGCTAAAAGACTTGGAACAAGAAAAAGCTGAATTGGAAAATCAATTAAGAACGGTAAAAAGAAAACAATGGGGTACTCAAAAGAAACAAATTTCAGAAAAATTTGAGATACCAGAAGATTGGAAAGAAACCGCCAATGAAACATTGAATCAAGTAACAGGAAAAGTAGTGGATACTGGAAACCAATTTGGCAAGTTCATGAAAGAAACGTTCTCTACAGTGATGGAAAATATGGACTGGAAAGATGTTAATGTTCGTGTGCCTGGTTTAGCTTCAACAAAATTCACACATGAGTTTAATTATCCTGAAAGTACAGCTTCTATTTTAGATGTAAAAGTTGCAAACGGGAATGTACTATTTAAAAATTGGAACAGCCAAGATATTAAAATTGAAGCTGATGTTAAAATTTATGGTAAATTAGACACAGCAACGCCTTTAGAAGCTTTTGAGAAGCGCAGTACTGTGGAAGTGACCGATGAAAAAATGGTATTCCACGTTCCAAACAAACGGATACGTTGTGACTTAGTATTTTATCTTCCTGAAAGAGTGTACGATCATACCGCAATCAATCTTTTGAATGGAAATGTAAAATTTGAAGATTTCGAAGGAAAAGATTTCTATGTTAAATGCACAAATGGAAATGTGTTTTTCCAAAATTTAACGGCTACCATGTTGGAAACTGATGGCGTTAATGGTACCGTTACAGTATTAGATAGCACAGTAAGAGATCTGATGGTGAAAAGTGTTAATGGTGGAATCGTTACACAAGGTAAAATTAAGAGTGGGAATCTTTCAACAGTCAATGGTACTGTAAAAGTTACATTAGAAGGTGAAGATTTAACACGTATGGCAGCATCTTCTGTTAACGGAAGCGTAAAAGTATCTTTTCCTAAACAGTATAGTATAGAAGGCGAAGCAAAAAGTAATTTAGGAACAATCCAAAACAGAGTTGCAAATCTAGAAACACTTAAAGAAAGAAAAGATCGTACAAGTCAACTTCTAGAGTTTAGAAGAATAGCGGATACGCAACTATTAGTGTTGAAATTAGAAACAACAACAGGTAATATTTTATTAAAAGAAGCAGATGAACTAGTTTAA
- a CDS encoding PspC domain-containing protein, with product MRKLTKSRDNKMVSGVLAGIAEYFGFDPTILRIIYGAATLIGVGSPFILYIVLAIVIPEAPRTNRSENTGTYGFKPGNNRPEKKEPRKEAEKVKEEDWSDF from the coding sequence ATGAGAAAATTAACTAAATCAAGAGACAATAAAATGGTGAGCGGTGTCTTAGCTGGGATTGCAGAATATTTTGGATTTGATCCAACGATACTTCGTATTATTTATGGAGCAGCTACTTTAATCGGAGTAGGTTCGCCTTTTATTCTGTATATCGTACTCGCTATTGTGATTCCAGAAGCTCCTAGAACGAATCGTTCAGAAAACACTGGAACGTATGGATTCAAACCAGGAAATAATCGACCAGAAAAAAAAGAACCACGTAAAGAAGCTGAGAAAGTTAAAGAGGAAGACTGGAGTGACTTTTAG
- a CDS encoding phage holin family protein, which produces MRFWQKIIVNALIFLALAGFLQNMFYVESIWVALGASLVLAILNMAVKPILFILSLPITLLTLGLFTIVINAAMLSMTAAIVGSGFEFSSFGATMLVAILMSLVNMLLNSQLRQPK; this is translated from the coding sequence GTGAGATTTTGGCAAAAAATTATTGTTAATGCACTGATTTTCTTGGCCTTAGCTGGTTTTTTGCAAAATATGTTCTATGTGGAAAGTATATGGGTAGCATTAGGAGCCAGCCTTGTCTTAGCTATTTTGAATATGGCTGTAAAGCCGATTTTATTCATCTTATCCTTGCCTATTACTCTTTTAACTCTTGGACTATTCACTATTGTTATTAATGCAGCCATGTTGAGTATGACCGCTGCGATTGTAGGAAGCGGTTTTGAATTTTCATCATTTGGAGCAACGATGCTTGTGGCTATCTTAATGTCGCTAGTTAATATGTTATTAAATAGTCAATTAAGACAGCCTAAGTGA
- the hprK gene encoding HPr(Ser) kinase/phosphatase, translating into MTKSVTVQQLVNSLKLEVHNGEEFLDRKILTDDISRPGLELTGYFNYYPQERIQLFGRTEISFSEQMTSDERLIVMRRMCQSDTPAFLISRGLTPPKELVQATTEKSIPLLLSPQSTTRLSSNVTNFLEAELAERIAMHGVLVDIYGMGVMITGDSGVGKSETALELIKRGHRLVADDRVELYVIDDKKVVGEPPEILSHLMEIRGIGIIDVVNLFGVGSIRLSKVVNLVVNLELWDKEKTYDRLGSGDEKQRILNVDVPKISIPVRTGRNLAIIIESAAMNTRAKIMGYNATETFERNLEKLIKKNSTEQ; encoded by the coding sequence ATGACCAAAAGTGTAACTGTACAACAATTAGTAAACTCTCTGAAGTTAGAAGTACATAACGGAGAGGAATTTCTTGATCGTAAAATCTTAACAGATGATATTTCACGGCCAGGTCTTGAACTTACTGGTTATTTTAATTATTATCCTCAAGAACGGATACAATTATTTGGCAGAACAGAAATTTCTTTTTCTGAGCAAATGACTAGTGACGAGCGGCTGATTGTGATGCGAAGAATGTGTCAGTCTGATACACCTGCGTTTCTTATTTCAAGAGGTCTGACTCCTCCAAAAGAGTTGGTACAAGCAACAACTGAAAAAAGCATTCCTTTACTCTTATCCCCACAATCAACTACGCGTTTATCTAGCAATGTAACGAATTTCTTAGAAGCTGAGTTAGCTGAACGTATTGCTATGCATGGTGTGCTAGTAGACATTTATGGAATGGGCGTTATGATCACTGGAGATAGTGGAGTAGGTAAAAGTGAAACGGCTTTGGAATTAATTAAAAGAGGACATAGACTTGTAGCCGATGATCGTGTTGAACTATATGTCATCGATGATAAAAAAGTCGTAGGCGAACCACCTGAAATATTAAGCCATTTAATGGAGATTCGAGGAATAGGTATTATTGATGTCGTAAATCTATTCGGAGTTGGATCGATTCGTTTAAGCAAAGTCGTTAACTTAGTCGTTAATTTGGAGCTTTGGGATAAAGAAAAAACGTATGATCGATTAGGTAGTGGAGATGAAAAGCAACGTATTTTAAATGTTGACGTACCAAAAATTTCGATTCCAGTTAGAACGGGACGTAATTTGGCAATCATCATTGAAAGTGCAGCAATGAATACCAGAGCAAAAATCATGGGATATAATGCCACTGAAACATTCGAACGTAATTTAGAAAAACTAATCAAAAAAAATTCAACTGAACAGTAA
- the lgt gene encoding prolipoprotein diacylglyceryl transferase produces MSNLLGAINPIAFSLGPLDVYWYGIIIAAAIFVAIFLSTREAEKRGIDGEHIVDMALWALPIAFIGARLYYVIFELGYYLQNPGEIIAIWNGGIAIYGGLIAGGLTVFWYTKKHGIPLWLMLDILAPSVLLAQAIGRWGNFMNQEAHGGEVTRSFLENLYLPEFIIKQMEINGMYYQPTFLYESLWSLIGFVLIIILRNKKQLFRQGEVALSYVLWYSLGRFFIEGLRTDSLWIFNLIRVSQALSVVLFIGALSLWIYRRRDYPPVPYYLDGMNQSKKKQSK; encoded by the coding sequence ATGAGTAATCTGTTAGGAGCAATTAATCCAATTGCCTTTTCATTAGGACCTCTTGATGTCTATTGGTACGGAATCATTATCGCTGCAGCTATATTTGTAGCAATTTTTTTAAGTACGCGAGAAGCTGAAAAAAGAGGGATTGATGGAGAACATATCGTGGATATGGCTCTTTGGGCGCTCCCGATAGCTTTCATTGGAGCACGTTTGTATTATGTAATATTTGAGTTAGGCTACTACCTTCAAAATCCTGGTGAAATTATAGCAATTTGGAATGGCGGTATAGCGATTTATGGCGGCTTGATTGCGGGAGGATTAACTGTCTTCTGGTACACAAAGAAACATGGAATTCCGTTATGGTTAATGCTGGATATTTTAGCACCAAGTGTATTGCTAGCGCAAGCAATTGGGCGTTGGGGAAATTTTATGAATCAAGAAGCTCATGGAGGAGAAGTAACGAGATCGTTTTTAGAAAATTTATACTTACCTGAATTTATTATCAAGCAAATGGAAATTAACGGCATGTACTATCAACCTACTTTTTTATATGAGTCTTTATGGAGTTTAATTGGTTTTGTACTGATTATTATCTTGCGAAACAAAAAGCAGTTGTTTAGACAAGGTGAAGTGGCTTTGAGTTATGTACTCTGGTATTCTCTTGGACGATTCTTTATTGAAGGTCTTAGGACAGACAGCTTATGGATTTTTAATCTTATTCGCGTATCGCAAGCGTTATCCGTTGTCTTATTTATAGGAGCACTCAGTTTATGGATTTATAGAAGAAGAGATTACCCGCCTGTTCCATACTATTTAGATGGAATGAATCAATCAAAAAAGAAACAGTCGAAATAA
- a CDS encoding NAD(P)H-dependent glycerol-3-phosphate dehydrogenase, with amino-acid sequence MTKKVAILGAGSWGTALAMVLEENGHDVRIWSHKAKQADEINFKHTNKFYLPAVVLADSIKATHHIEEAIKDVDVIVFVVPTKAIREVAKKVVPFLTKPMVIVHASKGLEQESHKRISEILEEEIPESKRQAVVALSGPSHAEEVALKDLTTITAASTNEDASKVVQELFMNDYFRIYTNDDIIGVELGAALKNIIAVGAGALQGLGYGDNAKAALMTRGLAEISRLGVAFGADSITFLGLSGVGDLIVTCTSTHSRNWRAGHMLGKGNSLKEVLESMGMVVEGIATTKAAYELAQEKGIEMPITAAIYEVLYNGAKVEDIIVSLMQREGKSEA; translated from the coding sequence ATGACAAAGAAAGTAGCCATTTTAGGAGCGGGTTCTTGGGGAACCGCTTTAGCAATGGTATTAGAAGAAAATGGACATGATGTTCGCATATGGAGTCATAAAGCAAAACAAGCAGATGAAATCAATTTTAAACACACCAATAAATTTTATTTGCCTGCAGTTGTCTTAGCAGACAGTATTAAAGCGACTCATCATATTGAAGAAGCAATTAAAGATGTTGATGTGATTGTTTTTGTGGTTCCAACAAAAGCCATTCGTGAAGTCGCTAAGAAAGTTGTACCATTTTTAACTAAGCCAATGGTCATTGTTCATGCAAGCAAAGGGTTAGAGCAAGAGAGTCATAAACGTATTTCAGAAATTTTAGAAGAAGAAATTCCTGAAAGCAAACGCCAAGCTGTAGTAGCTCTATCTGGACCAAGCCATGCGGAAGAAGTAGCACTTAAAGATCTAACAACTATAACTGCAGCTTCAACAAATGAAGATGCGTCTAAAGTCGTACAAGAATTATTTATGAATGATTATTTTAGAATTTATACCAACGATGATATTATCGGTGTTGAATTGGGTGCAGCTTTAAAAAATATTATTGCAGTAGGAGCCGGAGCACTTCAAGGATTAGGTTATGGCGATAATGCAAAGGCTGCTTTAATGACTAGAGGGTTAGCTGAGATAAGTCGTTTAGGTGTTGCTTTTGGTGCAGATTCAATCACTTTTCTTGGTTTAAGTGGTGTGGGTGATTTAATTGTCACTTGTACAAGTACCCATTCTAGAAACTGGCGAGCTGGTCACATGTTAGGCAAAGGAAACAGCTTGAAAGAAGTTCTTGAAAGTATGGGAATGGTTGTAGAAGGAATTGCAACCACTAAAGCAGCATATGAATTAGCTCAGGAAAAAGGAATTGAGATGCCAATCACTGCAGCAATTTACGAAGTATTGTATAATGGAGCTAAAGTCGAAGATATTATCGTCTCATTGATGCAACGAGAAGGAAAATCTGAAGCATAA
- the galU gene encoding UTP--glucose-1-phosphate uridylyltransferase GalU, translating to MQKVRKAIIPAAGLGTRFLPATKAMAKEMLPIVDKPTIQFIVEEAINSGIEDILIVTGKSKRPIEDHFDSNPELEANLKSKGKMELLELVEETTGLNLFFVRQSYPKGLGDAVLQAKAFVGNEPFVVMLGDDLMEDEVPLTKQLINGYDKTHASNIAVMKVPHEETSKYGIIDVEGQVDETTYNVRRFVEKPNPEDAPSDLAIIGRYLLTPEIFDILETQEPGAGNEIQLTDAIDTLNKTQRVFAHEFKGTRYDVGDKFGFLKTSIEYGLKHPEIKDSLNEYIIELGKRLETE from the coding sequence ATGCAAAAAGTACGTAAAGCAATTATCCCCGCAGCAGGATTAGGAACACGATTTTTACCAGCAACAAAAGCTATGGCTAAAGAAATGCTGCCAATTGTAGACAAACCCACGATTCAGTTTATTGTAGAAGAAGCAATCAATTCAGGGATTGAGGATATTTTAATTGTCACTGGGAAAAGCAAACGCCCTATTGAAGATCACTTTGACTCAAATCCAGAATTGGAAGCTAATTTAAAATCTAAAGGAAAAATGGAACTTTTAGAATTAGTCGAAGAAACAACCGGCTTAAATTTATTTTTTGTTCGTCAATCGTATCCAAAAGGATTAGGTGATGCAGTCTTACAAGCTAAAGCATTTGTGGGAAATGAACCATTTGTTGTTATGCTTGGAGATGATTTAATGGAAGATGAAGTTCCACTAACCAAACAACTGATTAACGGATACGACAAAACCCATGCATCAAATATTGCCGTAATGAAAGTGCCTCATGAGGAAACCTCTAAATACGGAATCATTGATGTTGAAGGACAAGTAGACGAAACAACTTATAATGTTCGTCGTTTTGTTGAAAAACCAAATCCAGAAGATGCACCAAGTGATTTAGCGATTATCGGACGTTACTTATTAACGCCTGAAATCTTTGATATTTTAGAAACACAAGAACCAGGTGCTGGAAATGAAATTCAATTAACGGATGCAATCGATACTCTAAATAAAACACAACGCGTTTTTGCACATGAATTTAAAGGAACTCGTTATGATGTTGGAGATAAATTTGGCTTCTTGAAAACAAGCATTGAATATGGTCTGAAGCACCCTGAGATAAAGGATTCTTTAAATGAATACATTATTGAATTAGGAAAAAGATTAGAAACTGAATAA
- a CDS encoding tetratricopeptide repeat protein, whose translation MSEIGNQKATIIEVIPTSEFYFKRGIAAFQKNEMDRAKKYFSRAVTLSKNEEESIFASCQLAICYQHTGEYDESIEILDELIKSSGDIFAEAYYFQANNYAFLEDLEQSLLLVEQYLTLDPDGDFVDEASELQETLKMELNEF comes from the coding sequence ATGTCTGAAATTGGAAATCAAAAGGCGACGATTATAGAAGTTATTCCAACAAGTGAATTCTATTTTAAGCGTGGAATTGCTGCATTTCAAAAAAATGAAATGGATCGTGCAAAAAAATACTTCTCACGAGCGGTAACCTTATCAAAGAATGAAGAGGAGAGTATTTTTGCCTCATGCCAATTAGCTATTTGTTATCAACATACTGGTGAATATGATGAATCAATTGAAATTTTAGATGAATTAATTAAAAGTAGCGGCGATATTTTTGCAGAAGCCTACTATTTCCAAGCCAATAACTATGCTTTTTTAGAAGACTTAGAACAGTCATTACTATTAGTAGAACAATACCTGACTCTAGATCCAGATGGTGACTTCGTTGACGAAGCATCCGAGTTGCAAGAGACGCTAAAAATGGAATTAAATGAATTTTAA